A region from the Neurospora crassa OR74A linkage group V, whole genome shotgun sequence genome encodes:
- a CDS encoding WD-repeat protein pop3, with amino-acid sequence MSVILCTAGYDHTIRFWEALSGICSRTIQHPESQVNRLCISPDKRYLAAAGHRDVKLFDIRSTNPQALMTFQGHTGNVTGVAFHCEGKWMVTSSEDGTVKIWETRTGTIQRSYNHGSPANDVVIHPNQGEIISCDRAGSIRLWDLAENTCSHQLIPEEDVSVTSVTVASDGTLLCAANTAGNVFVWQLIQAYDRTQLIPLTHFSAHKESITRILLSPDVKKLATCSADHTARIWEVREMEPATADSEPQAFPLEATLKEHQRWVWDCAFSADSAYLVTACSDHYARLWELHTQLVIRQYNGHHRGIVCVALNDYSEAR; translated from the exons atgTCGGTTATCCTTTGCACAG CTGGTTACGACCACACCATCAGGTTCTGGGAGGCGCTCTCCGGAATCTGCTCGCGCACCATCCAACACCCCGAGTCTCAAGTGAACCGTCTTTGCATATCCCCTGACAAGCGATACCTCGCCGCTGCCGGCCACCGCGATGTCAAACTCTTTGACATTCGTTCCACAAACCCGCAGGCCCTCATGACCTTCCAGGGCCACACCGGCAATGTGACCGGCGTGGCCTTCCACTGCGAGGGCAAGTGGATGGTAACAAGTTCGGAGGACGGAACGGTCAAGATTTGGGAAACCCGCACCGGAACCATCCAGCGAAGCTACAACCACGGCTCTCCGGCAAACGACGTTGTCATCCACCCTAATCAGGGAGAGATCATCAGCTGCGACCGCGCCGGAAGCATCCGACTGTGGGATCTGGCCGAGAACACTTGCTCGCACCAGCTAATCCCCGAGGAGGATGTTTCAGTGACAAGTGTCACGGTTGCCAGTGACGGTACACTTCTTTGTGCGGCCAACACTGCT GGCAATGTATTCGTTTGGCAACTCATCCAGGCCTATGACCGCACCCAGCTGATTCCCCTCACCCACTTTTCCGCACACAAGGAAAGCATCACGCGCATCCTACTCTCGCCCGATGTCAAGAAGCTCGCAACGTGTAGCGCCGACCATACGGCCAGGATCTGGGAAGTCAGGGAAATGGAACCTGCCACGGCCGATTCGGAACCGCAGGCGTTCCCCCTCGAGGCCACTCTCAAGGAGCACCAGCGTTGGGTATGGGACTGTGCCTTCAGCGCTGACAGTGCCTACTTGGTAACTGCCTGCAGTGATCATTATGCGCGGCTGTGGGAATTACACACGCAGCTTGTTATCAGACAGTACAACGGCCATCACCGCGGTATTGTATGCGTCGCTCTCAACGATTATTCCGAAGCTCGCTAG